A single Drosophila ananassae strain 14024-0371.13 chromosome 3L, ASM1763931v2, whole genome shotgun sequence DNA region contains:
- the LOC6494018 gene encoding protein DJ-1alpha isoform X2: MLLGLGRSVARLGSSFQPHLLASQKCGESAKKALIILAPGAEEMEFTISADVLRRAKINVTIAGLDTCEPIKCSRDVVIVPDTSLEQAMGQGNYDVVVLPGGLAGNKALMESCDVGELLRQQESQGGLIAAICAAPTALAKHGIGKGKALTSHPDMKRQLEENYIEQSVVQDGNLITSRGPGTSFDFALKIVEQLLGAEVAKNVAKPMLVTFKP, encoded by the exons ATGTTGTTAGGTTTAGGCAGATCGGTTGCCAGACTTGGCTCCTCCTTCCAACCACATCTCTTGGCCAGCCAAAAATGTGGCGAAAGTGCCAAGAAGGCCTTGATTATTTTGGCACCAGGAGCTGAGGAAATGGAGTTTACCATATCGGCTGACGTCCTTCGAAGAGCAAAG ATCAATGTCACCATAGCTGGGTTGGACACTTGTGAGCCCATCAAGTGTTCCCGGGATGTTGTCATTGTGCCCGATACTTCCCTGGAGCAGGCAATGGGCCAAGGCAACTATGATGTGGTAGTCCTGCCTGGTGGCTTGGCGGGCAAcaaggccctgatggagtccTGCGATGTGGGGGAACTTCTGCGGCAGCAGGAGTCTCAGGGCGGACTAATTGCCGCCATATGTGCCGCACCCACGGCTCTCGCCAAGCACGGAATAGGGAAGGGAAAGGCACTAACATCTCACCCGGATATGAAGCGCCAGTTGGAGGAAAA CTATATCGAACAGAGTGTGGTTCAAGATGGAAATCTAATAACTAGCCGAGGACCTGGAACATCTTTTGATTTCGCCCTGAAGATTGTCGAGCAACTGCTGGGAGCTGAGGTAGCCAAGAACGTAGCCAAACCGATGTTAGTCACTTTCAAGCCTTAA
- the LOC6494018 gene encoding protein DJ-1alpha isoform X1, with translation MLLGLGRSVARLGSSFQPHLLASQKCGESAKKALIILAPGAEEMEFTISADVLRRAKINVTIAGLDTCEPIKCSRDVVIVPDTSLEQAMGQGNYDVVVLPGGLAGNKALMESCDVGELLRQQESQGGLIAAICAAPTALAKHGIGKGKALTSHPDMKRQLEEKYCYIEQSVVQDGNLITSRGPGTSFDFALKIVEQLLGAEVAKNVAKPMLVTFKP, from the exons ATGTTGTTAGGTTTAGGCAGATCGGTTGCCAGACTTGGCTCCTCCTTCCAACCACATCTCTTGGCCAGCCAAAAATGTGGCGAAAGTGCCAAGAAGGCCTTGATTATTTTGGCACCAGGAGCTGAGGAAATGGAGTTTACCATATCGGCTGACGTCCTTCGAAGAGCAAAG ATCAATGTCACCATAGCTGGGTTGGACACTTGTGAGCCCATCAAGTGTTCCCGGGATGTTGTCATTGTGCCCGATACTTCCCTGGAGCAGGCAATGGGCCAAGGCAACTATGATGTGGTAGTCCTGCCTGGTGGCTTGGCGGGCAAcaaggccctgatggagtccTGCGATGTGGGGGAACTTCTGCGGCAGCAGGAGTCTCAGGGCGGACTAATTGCCGCCATATGTGCCGCACCCACGGCTCTCGCCAAGCACGGAATAGGGAAGGGAAAGGCACTAACATCTCACCCGGATATGAAGCGCCAGTTGGAGGAAAAGTATTG CTATATCGAACAGAGTGTGGTTCAAGATGGAAATCTAATAACTAGCCGAGGACCTGGAACATCTTTTGATTTCGCCCTGAAGATTGTCGAGCAACTGCTGGGAGCTGAGGTAGCCAAGAACGTAGCCAAACCGATGTTAGTCACTTTCAAGCCTTAA
- the LOC6494018 gene encoding protein DJ-1alpha isoform X3 — translation MLLGLGRSVARLGSSFQPHLLASQKCGESAKKALIILAPGAEEMEFTISADVLRRAKINVTIAGLDTCEPIKCSRDVVIVPDTSLEQAMGQGNYDVVVLPGGLAGNKALMESCDVGELLRQQESQGGLIAAICAAPTALAKHGIGKGKALTSHPDMKRQLEEKY, via the exons ATGTTGTTAGGTTTAGGCAGATCGGTTGCCAGACTTGGCTCCTCCTTCCAACCACATCTCTTGGCCAGCCAAAAATGTGGCGAAAGTGCCAAGAAGGCCTTGATTATTTTGGCACCAGGAGCTGAGGAAATGGAGTTTACCATATCGGCTGACGTCCTTCGAAGAGCAAAG ATCAATGTCACCATAGCTGGGTTGGACACTTGTGAGCCCATCAAGTGTTCCCGGGATGTTGTCATTGTGCCCGATACTTCCCTGGAGCAGGCAATGGGCCAAGGCAACTATGATGTGGTAGTCCTGCCTGGTGGCTTGGCGGGCAAcaaggccctgatggagtccTGCGATGTGGGGGAACTTCTGCGGCAGCAGGAGTCTCAGGGCGGACTAATTGCCGCCATATGTGCCGCACCCACGGCTCTCGCCAAGCACGGAATAGGGAAGGGAAAGGCACTAACATCTCACCCGGATATGAAGCGCCAGTTGGAGGAAAAGTATTG A